The window GGGTGGAGGTCGTCCCCGTCGACGTAGGGCAGGCCGAGCCGGCCCGCGAGCTGTTCGGCGACGGTCGACTTGCCGGAGCCGCTGACCCCCATGACGACGAGGGGCAGCGGGGGCGCGGGATCGGAGTCCGTCACGGCAGAACCTTTCGAAACGGCGTTCAGGCGACGCGGCTCCGCGCCGCCTTCATCGGGGCCGGGGGCTGCTCGGGCAGGTCCAGCAACGAGCGGAAGTAGCCGATCGTGCGGGCGAGGCCGTCCCTCAGCGCCGTGGTGGGCTGCCAGGCGAGCTCGGCCTTGGCGCGGGCGAGGTCGGGGCGGCGCTGGCGGGGGTCGTCCTGGGGCAGCGGGCGGTGGACGAGGCGCGAGCGCGAGCCCGTCATCTCCACCACGGTGTCGGCCAGCTGCCGGATGGTGAATTCGCCGGGGTTGCCGAGGTTGATCGGCCCCGTGACGCCGCGCGGCGTCGCCATCAGCCGCATCAGCCCGTCGACGAGGTCGTCGACGAAGCAGAAGGAGCGCGTCTGCGAGCCGTCGCCGTAGAGCGTGATGTCCTCGCCCTTGAGGGCCTGGACGATGAAGTTCGACACGACGCGCCCGTCGTCCGGGTGCATGCGCGGGCCGTAGGTGTTGAAGATGCGCGCGACCTTGACGTCGACGCCGTGCTGGCGGTGGTAGTCGAAGAACAGCGTTTCGGCGCAGCGCTTGCCCTCGTCGTAGCAGGACCGCGGGCCGATCGGGTTGACGTGGCCCCAATAGTCCTCGGGCTGCGGATGCACGGCGGGGTCGCCGTAGCATTCCGAGGTCGAGGCCTGCAGCACCGGCACCTTCAGGCGCTTGGCCAGGCCCAGCATGTTGAGCGCCCCGATGACGCTGGTCTTCGTGGTCTGCACGGGGTCGGACTGGTAGTGGACCGGCGAGGCCGGGCAGGCGAGGTTGTAGATCGCGTCCACCTCGACGTGCAGCGGGAAGCACACGTCGTGGCGCAGCAGCTCGAAGCGCGGGTTCGCCACGAGGTGGGCGACGTTGCGGCGCTGGCCGGTGTAGAAGTTGTCGACGCACAGGACCTCGTGGCCGCGGCCGAGCAGCGCCTCGCACAGGTGAGAGCCGACGAAGCCGGCACCGCCGGTGATCAGCACGCGTTTCTCGGTCAAGTCAGTCTCCCGCGGGGCCGCGACGTGTGCCGGCGGGCCAGCATCAACTTACCTCGCGGTCGCGCCGCGGCGCAAATGCGGATGACGGGTCCGGCGCGGCTCAGCGCCCCCCCGCGTCGGGCGGCGGCGCGCTCGTGTCCCGCACGACCAAGCGCGGCACGACCTCGACCCGCTCGGGGTGGGCCTGGCCCGCCAGCCGCGCGAGCAGGAACGCCGCCGCCCCGCGCGCCATCTCCTCCGCCGGGATCTCCATGCTGGTCAGGGCCGGCAGCATGTGGGCCGAGGATTGCAGGCTGTCGTAGCCGACCACCGACAGCTCGCCGGGCACGTCGACCCGCCGGGCCCGGCATTCGACGAGGACGCCGTAGGCCAGCACGTCGCTCGTGCACAGCAGCGCGGTCGGGCGCTCGCCCGGCCGCGCGCCGTCGAGCAGGCGCGCGACGCCCCGCCGGCCGCCCTCGATGGTGAAGGCTTCCTCCACGATCCGTTCGGGCGGCAGGACGAGGCCCCGTTCGGCCAGGGCCGCCACGGCGCCCGCGATCCGCTGCTCGACGCGGTCGTTGTTGGTCCGCGAGCCGGCCAGCATGGCGAACCTGCGGTGGCCGAGCGCGAACAGGTGGTCGACCACGCGGGCCATGGCGGCGGCATTGTCGAAGCCCACCATGGGATGGCCGGCCCCGGTCTCGAACGTGTAGGTCGTGAGGAAGGGCAGCTCCTGGGCGCGGAGCAGGTCCATCAGCTCCGGCCGGTGCGTGTGGCCGATCAGCACCAGGCCGTCGATGCCGCGCTCTACCAGGAGACGCGCCTGAAACAGCTCCCGGTCGAGGGAATAGTCGGACGTGGTGACGATCAGCGCGTAGTTCTGCCGCGCCAGCCTGTCCTGCAAGGTGCCGATGAAGTCGGCGTAGATGGGCTGCTTCAGGGTCGGCAGGATCACGCCGATGGTCTGGGACCGGCGCGAGCGCAGCGCGCGGGCGGCGCCGTTGCGGGTGTAGCCGAGCTCGCGCACGGCCGCCTCGACGCGCAGCCGCGCGTCCCGGTTCACCGTCTCGGGGGCGTTGAGCACGCGCGACACGGTGGCGGCCGAGCATCCGGCCGCCCGGGCCACGTCGCTCAGGCGGACGGGGGGACGCTTGGCCGCGTCGTTCAAACCGGAAGCCCGCGGACGGACGCGGTGTCGATGGGGCGGCGCTGGCGCGGCACGGCGGCTCCAAACCCGGACGAGCCGAACTGGGGTCAAATGATGTTTTCATCATATTCAACCCGCGGCTTGAGTCACCTCTTTCCGCTCCGAAAGCGCCATCCCCCGAACGCGTCGCCGCCGGTCGGGGGGACGAGCTGAGCGGTGGATGGGCAGCCTGCCGACTTTCCATCGCCAAAATGCCGCAATATGCCTCGCTCGGGCTTGCGCTATGTGACCGGATCGGTGCGGAGCCGACCCGGCGGGGAACCCCCTCAGGTGGGGAGCGTTGGCCCCGGACTTCGACGAATCGACGCGGGAACCCGGGCCGTCGCCCGCGTCCACGAGAGGGATTCACTTGGCGAACATGGGTACAGCGCGCGGCGAGAAGCTCGGCGTGGCGATCGTGGGGCTCGGCGGCGCCGTGGCGACGACGGCGGTCGCGGGGATCGAGGCCATCAAGGCCGGGTCCAACCAGCTCGACGGGCTGCCCCTCGCCCATCTCAGCGTGGCGGGCCTCGCCGACTACAAGGACATCGTGTTCGGCGGCTGGGACGTCAACGGCGTCGACCTCGCGGCCGCGGCCGAGGAACACGGCGTGCTCGGCAAGGCCGACAACGCCGCCGCCGGAACGATGAAGGCGATGACGCCCTGGAAGGCCGTCGCCAGCCAGAAGTTCTGCAAGAACATCGTCGGGCGCAACATGACGGCGGCGGGCAGCCACCGCGAGGCCGTCGAGATGATCTCGGACGACCTGCGCCGCTTCAAGCAGGAGAACGGCCTCGACCGCGTCGTGGTGGTCAACCTCGCCTCGACCGAGGCCTGGCCCGACCTGTCGCTCGACACGCTGAACAGCGTCCAGGCCTTCGAGCGCGGGCTCGACGACAGCAGCGAGGCGATCGGCCCGGCGATGCTCTACGCCTACGCGGCCATCGCCAGCGGCTGCGGCTACGGCAACTTCACGCCGAGCGTCGCCGCCGACGTGCCGGCGCTGACGAGCTTCGCCAAGGACCGCAACGTCGCGGTCGCGGGCAAAGACGGTAAGACCGGCCAGACCATGATGAAGACCGTGATCGCACCGGCCCTGAAGGCGCGCGCGCTCCACGTCGACGGCTGGTTCTCGACCAACATCCTCGGCAACCGCGACGGCTTCGCCCTGCGCGACCCGAACTCGCTCCAGTCCAAGCTCAACACCAAGGGCTGCGTGCTGGAGGACATCCTCGGCTACCCGGTCGAGGACCATCTCGTCGACATCCGCTACTACCGCCCGCGCGGCGACGACAAGGAGGCCTGGGACAACGTCGACGTCACCGGCTTCCTCGGCCAGAAGATGCAGATCAAGATCAACTTCCTGTGCAAGGACTCGATCCTGGCGGCGCCGCTCGCCATCGAGATCGCGCGCGTGCTCGGCCTCGCCGGCAAGCGCGGCGACGGCGGCGTGCAGGAGCAGCTCAGCCACTTCTTCAAGGCGCCGATGACGCGGGACGGCCGCAAGGCCGAGCACAGCTTCCACGCCCAGGAAGCCATGCTGATGGACTGGCTCAACGTCGGCTGATGGATCCCGTGCAGTCGAACCATCAGGACCCCGCGGACGCCCTCAAGGCGCTGTTCGGGGAGATCGGCGATCTCAAGCGCGTCCGCTCCGCCGGGCGCCACGGCACGATCGCGACGCGGCTGTTCCGCGCCGCGTGGTCTGAGCTCGCCGCGGGCGAGCCCGCCCCCGAGGTGGCGCGCCGCATCACCGCCCAGGCGCTGGCGGCGGCGCGCCTCGGCGACCTCGACCGGCCGCTGTTGATCGAGGCCGGCCTGTCGCCGGCCGAGGTCAACGTCGTGCTGTGCCGCGCCGTCGAGGAGATCTCCGGCCCCGTGCCCGAGCCGCTGCGCTCGGCGCTGGTGTCCGCCGTGGCGGTGCCGGCGCCGGGGCGGCCGGGCGAGCTGCCGCGCTTCGTCGGCCTCCTCGAGGATCAGCCCCGCGCCGGCGTGACCTGCCCGGGCCGCCCCCGCATCGTGCTGGAGCCCGCCGAGAGCCACGCCGAACACTGCCTCGTCGTCGCGGTCTACGGCGTGCTCCTGGCGCCGCGCTACGGCGCGGACCCCGCCACCGTGTTCCTCGCCGCGCTGGCCCACCACTTCCACAACGCCGGCATGCCGGACTCCGGCTTCACCGGCGAGATGCTGCTCGGCGACCACCTCGGCCCGGTGATGCAGCACTTCGTGGACGACGCGCTGGCCTCGCTGGAGCCCGGCCTGCGCCGGCGCGTCGCCGAGGCGCGCGCCTGCCTGCCCGACGCCGACACGCCCGAGGGCCGCGCCTTCCACGCCGCCGACACGGTCGACCGCGTGTTGGAGATCGCCCAGCACCTGCGCGCGGCCTCGCTCACTATGGACACGGTGCTGGGCGAGATGGCGCTGGTCCACGACGGCCCGGTGAAGGGCTTCCAGGACCGCGTGCTCGCCGAGATGCGCATCCCGTGACCGGGGGCTGGACCGGGCTGCGCTCGCCTATCACGGGCGAAGCGCTCGGGCCCGACGGCGCTCATGCCCTGCGCGAGCCGGGCGGGCGGCGATGGCCGGTGGTCGACGGCATCCCCT is drawn from Lichenibacterium dinghuense and contains these coding sequences:
- a CDS encoding inositol-3-phosphate synthase, which codes for MGTARGEKLGVAIVGLGGAVATTAVAGIEAIKAGSNQLDGLPLAHLSVAGLADYKDIVFGGWDVNGVDLAAAAEEHGVLGKADNAAAGTMKAMTPWKAVASQKFCKNIVGRNMTAAGSHREAVEMISDDLRRFKQENGLDRVVVVNLASTEAWPDLSLDTLNSVQAFERGLDDSSEAIGPAMLYAYAAIASGCGYGNFTPSVAADVPALTSFAKDRNVAVAGKDGKTGQTMMKTVIAPALKARALHVDGWFSTNILGNRDGFALRDPNSLQSKLNTKGCVLEDILGYPVEDHLVDIRYYRPRGDDKEAWDNVDVTGFLGQKMQIKINFLCKDSILAAPLAIEIARVLGLAGKRGDGGVQEQLSHFFKAPMTRDGRKAEHSFHAQEAMLMDWLNVG
- a CDS encoding LacI family DNA-binding transcriptional regulator; this encodes MNDAAKRPPVRLSDVARAAGCSAATVSRVLNAPETVNRDARLRVEAAVRELGYTRNGAARALRSRRSQTIGVILPTLKQPIYADFIGTLQDRLARQNYALIVTTSDYSLDRELFQARLLVERGIDGLVLIGHTHRPELMDLLRAQELPFLTTYTFETGAGHPMVGFDNAAAMARVVDHLFALGHRRFAMLAGSRTNNDRVEQRIAGAVAALAERGLVLPPERIVEEAFTIEGGRRGVARLLDGARPGERPTALLCTSDVLAYGVLVECRARRVDVPGELSVVGYDSLQSSAHMLPALTSMEIPAEEMARGAAAFLLARLAGQAHPERVEVVPRLVVRDTSAPPPDAGGR
- a CDS encoding UDP-glucuronic acid decarboxylase family protein, whose product is MTEKRVLITGGAGFVGSHLCEALLGRGHEVLCVDNFYTGQRRNVAHLVANPRFELLRHDVCFPLHVEVDAIYNLACPASPVHYQSDPVQTTKTSVIGALNMLGLAKRLKVPVLQASTSECYGDPAVHPQPEDYWGHVNPIGPRSCYDEGKRCAETLFFDYHRQHGVDVKVARIFNTYGPRMHPDDGRVVSNFIVQALKGEDITLYGDGSQTRSFCFVDDLVDGLMRLMATPRGVTGPINLGNPGEFTIRQLADTVVEMTGSRSRLVHRPLPQDDPRQRRPDLARAKAELAWQPTTALRDGLARTIGYFRSLLDLPEQPPAPMKAARSRVA